The genomic window GACAACACCTGGAACAGCGCGAAGAAGAACGGCATCTGGATCAGCATCGGCAAACATGCCGAGAACGGGTTGGTCCCGTGCTTCTTGTACAGCGCCATCTGTTCCTGCGCCATGGCCTGGCGGGACAGCTGATCGGTCTTGCCCTTGTACTTGGTCTGAAGTTTCTTCAGGTCCGGCTGCAGCAGCTGCATGCCGCGCTGCGCTTTGATCTGCTTGACGAAGACGGGAATCAAGGCGGCACGGATCACCAGCACGAGGCCGATAATGGACAAAGTCCACGTCCAGCCGTTCGCGGCGGGCAGGCCAATGAAGCTCAGTCCCTCGTGGAAGCCAACCATGATGATTGACACCAGCCACTTGAACGGAAACATGATTGTTTCAAAGAAGTCCATACGATATCCCTATTCGTTAGGCCGCTGTGCGGCCTTCTTCATCAGCCTGAGCAGCCAGGAACTGGTCCGGATTGTTCAGTACAACAATTGTGGGCGTCCGGCCTTCAGGCCAGTGACGATGACCGGCGGGGACGTGGTCCACTCCGCCGGCGTTCCAAGGATGGCATTTGGCGAGCCTTTTGGCTGCGAGCCAGCTGCCCTTCACGGCGCCATGCACCGTTACTGCTTCCAGCGCGTACGCGGAGCATGAGGGAAAGAACCGGCAAACCTGGCCGTACAGGGGCGAGATGACCTTGCGGTACGTCTTCAGCAAAAGAATAAGGATGTTGCGGGGCAGCTCCCACAGGAACATGCCTACCGCCGCCGGAAGGCTCCGATGCGGAACCTTGCCGGAGGGGTCGCTTGAGGTAGGAACGACGGCGGTGCTTATGTCATGCACGCGGTGTCCCTTCCGTTGTGGTGCCGTGGTGTTCGGTCGAAGCATTGCGTGGAGCTGAGCCACCCAATCGCTTCGTCGTCACAGCCAGCGCGGCGTTGTAGTCGGAGAGCAATTGCTCCCAGCTGGCAGATGCAGCTGCGGGCAATGCCCGGACCACCACCGCCAGGCCGGTTCCATGCGTGTGCAAGGAAAGCGCGCCTGCTTCTCTCAGTCTCCTCTTAACGAGGTTCCTGGTCACAGCGTTCCCGACGGCTTTGGAGACAATGAAACCGATTCGACTCGGCTCCCCGGCCCCGATAGAGGCCGTATATAACACTAAGTTCCGGCGTCCATTGCGGACGCCGGAACGTACAGTTGTTGAAAAGTCGGTAGACGTCCGCAGACGGTTAGGGGTGGCTAGCACCGTCGAACCCGCAA from Arthrobacter sp. StoSoilB20 includes these protein-coding regions:
- the rnpA gene encoding ribonuclease P protein component, with the translated sequence MLATPNRLRTSTDFSTTVRSGVRNGRRNLVLYTASIGAGEPSRIGFIVSKAVGNAVTRNLVKRRLREAGALSLHTHGTGLAVVVRALPAAASASWEQLLSDYNAALAVTTKRLGGSAPRNASTEHHGTTTEGTPRA
- the yidD gene encoding membrane protein insertion efficiency factor YidD; the protein is MAQLHAMLRPNTTAPQRKGHRVHDISTAVVPTSSDPSGKVPHRSLPAAVGMFLWELPRNILILLLKTYRKVISPLYGQVCRFFPSCSAYALEAVTVHGAVKGSWLAAKRLAKCHPWNAGGVDHVPAGHRHWPEGRTPTIVVLNNPDQFLAAQADEEGRTAA